One Fontisphaera persica DNA window includes the following coding sequences:
- a CDS encoding glycosyltransferase 61 family protein: MDKTNSTPLQTTHDPSAGDAATSTSRPLVTFMLIAYNQERYIREAVEGAFAQTYSPLEIILSDDCSTDRTFEIMKEMAEQYKGPHKIILNRNERNLGICGHVNRCVELTHGELIVCAAGDDISLPFRTEYCADLMFREPRASCVFSNAVLVDENGAIISENLLYPETVSDQIIRIKIHKYLPVTLVVINDIKNVDCINNWIFGCTACYKRELFKIFGELNNSLQNEDNVMAFRASLVGKIGFINTNTVLYRRHRNTLSNLITQTTKQKRIENDRENILQKYKDCMVMINHRIDNKAYKILRKKLLARYYETFLDHDGIRYLLVAKPERNILTTGYCLTCVLHKYYLRKLKSALKKIKILLCKYSEKFIRTWKIIDNLEYQDYDWKLFLYKNIKKRADDILIGKLNMLEHMKIHGNEYLADSFAYKIRNAEIRGCSGLIILNKNKILYYKQWYKKYIFDDNSLWALNKTKIEKLGGVWLCLLQRWGKEYYHWIHDVMPMLYLIKDKVKYDGIILNHDLLPYQIRSLEMLGIEEKIYHYNGSYRLEVESLIITTPVGSTFFTDGKLLKNMAMCIKSKAKNHTPYKAKILYISRNDANTRRVLNEYKYRRILEANNIEVHMLSNYSLDEQMMLFSNAEVVIAPHGAGIINIIFSDRIKCLIEIDEEKSDRKMYEALAFDLDIRYYKVCARAVNKKNYQLDYLIDDYNIEQILDIVRKYK, encoded by the coding sequence ATGGACAAAACAAATTCTACACCCCTGCAAACCACCCACGATCCATCTGCTGGAGACGCGGCCACTTCAACCTCGCGCCCGCTGGTGACCTTCATGCTGATTGCTTACAACCAGGAAAGGTACATACGCGAGGCGGTGGAAGGCGCCTTTGCCCAGACCTACAGCCCGCTTGAAATCATCCTTTCTGATGATTGCTCCACGGATCGCACCTTTGAAATCATGAAGGAAATGGCCGAGCAATACAAAGGCCCTCACAAAATCATCCTCAATCGCAACGAACGCAACCTCGGCATTTGCGGCCACGTCAACCGCTGCGTGGAGTTAACCCACGGAGAACTCATCGTTTGCGCAGCCGGGGATGATATTTCTTTGCCATTTAGAACTGAATATTGCGCCGATTTAATGTTTAGAGAGCCACGGGCAAGCTGTGTTTTTTCAAATGCAGTGTTAGTTGATGAGAACGGAGCTATAATATCAGAAAACTTGCTGTATCCTGAAACAGTATCTGACCAAATTATAAGGATTAAAATACACAAGTATTTGCCGGTAACATTGGTCGTAATCAATGATATAAAAAATGTTGACTGCATAAATAATTGGATTTTTGGATGTACAGCATGCTATAAGCGGGAATTGTTTAAGATTTTTGGTGAATTAAATAATTCCTTGCAGAATGAGGATAATGTCATGGCATTTAGAGCATCACTAGTGGGGAAAATTGGTTTTATTAACACAAACACTGTTTTATACAGGCGGCACCGAAATACTTTAAGCAACTTAATAACGCAAACGACAAAGCAAAAGAGAATTGAGAATGATAGAGAGAATATATTACAAAAATATAAAGATTGCATGGTGATGATTAATCATAGAATTGATAATAAGGCCTATAAAATATTAAGGAAAAAATTACTCGCAAGGTATTACGAAACATTCCTCGACCATGATGGCATACGTTACCTTTTAGTTGCTAAGCCTGAACGTAATATTCTAACAACTGGTTATTGTCTAACTTGTGTGTTACACAAATACTATTTAAGAAAACTAAAATCTGCGTTAAAAAAGATAAAAATATTACTATGTAAATATTCAGAGAAATTTATTCGTACTTGGAAAATTATAGATAATTTAGAATATCAGGATTATGATTGGAAATTATTTTTATATAAAAATATAAAGAAAAGAGCAGATGATATATTAATTGGCAAACTGAATATGTTAGAACATATGAAGATTCACGGAAACGAGTATTTAGCAGATTCATTCGCATATAAAATAAGGAATGCCGAAATCAGAGGATGCAGTGGTTTAATTATATTAAATAAAAATAAAATATTATACTATAAACAATGGTACAAAAAATATATATTCGACGATAACTCATTATGGGCGCTAAATAAAACTAAAATTGAGAAACTTGGGGGAGTATGGCTCTGTCTTTTGCAAAGATGGGGCAAAGAATATTATCATTGGATTCACGATGTTATGCCAATGCTTTACTTGATAAAGGACAAAGTTAAGTACGATGGTATTATTTTAAATCATGATCTTCTTCCGTATCAGATTAGATCTCTCGAAATGCTAGGCATCGAAGAAAAAATATACCACTATAATGGGTCTTATAGATTGGAAGTGGAAAGTCTTATTATAACCACTCCAGTCGGTTCCACCTTTTTTACTGATGGTAAATTGTTAAAAAATATGGCGATGTGCATTAAGAGTAAGGCAAAAAATCATACACCTTATAAGGCAAAAATATTATATATATCTAGAAATGATGCAAATACAAGGAGAGTCTTGAACGAATATAAGTATCGAAGAATATTAGAAGCAAACAATATTGAAGTACACATGCTATCCAATTATAGTTTAGATGAACAAATGATGCTGTTTTCAAATGCAGAGGTAGTGATTGCTCCTCATGGAGCGGGTATAATAAATATAATATTTTCTGATAGAATAAAGTGTCTGATTGAAATTGACGAGGAAAAAAGTGATAGAAAAATGTACGAAGCGCTGGCTTTCGACTTGGATATACGTTATTATAAAGTGTGTGCACGAGCTGTAAACAAAAAAAATTATCAGCTCGATTATCTAATTGATGATTACAATATTGAACAAATTCTTGATATAGTCAGAAAATATAAATAA